A region from the Candidatus Limnocylindrales bacterium genome encodes:
- a CDS encoding SGNH/GDSL hydrolase family protein: protein MKTRNVSSGRAGAARAPRRCRYCGEAFPGRAPVCPSCGASRIRPIKRASFAAAAFVMAVAAIELALRAYFAILLGPSLFWYGTSFHRMNVREPAEHSPLVRSLYQRRLRGIDDEHHNVRQHEFVAGSYTKYFPNEKRFTYDADTGEVYPVTINSRGLRGAEPAVPKAPGTLRVVTLGASSTFGYHDPDDGTYPAILERILNERCTHGQRFEVINLGIPHLTSDQIVSLFTAEGLPLRPDVVTFYEGINDSSETGQAASPVGDKPKKPLKALEHWARDRLVLVFLVDELLSLRKQRFDAAQVEAAAQGTPERFVANLARLHEECARRGILFVYAKQQARSLLIPREQIRGVTYAAELERVREKLAREGRVSRTEMNFLVHERVVSAGERWAREAGVPIVDVIAALDQDRDVLVSWVHLNPRGNSMVADAYSRVILEHTCPSGTEASLGSRTTHGG, encoded by the coding sequence ATGAAGACCAGGAACGTGAGCAGCGGCCGCGCCGGCGCGGCGCGTGCGCCGAGACGCTGCCGGTACTGCGGCGAGGCGTTTCCCGGCCGCGCCCCGGTCTGCCCTTCGTGCGGCGCGTCGCGCATCAGGCCGATCAAGCGCGCGTCCTTTGCCGCAGCGGCCTTCGTGATGGCGGTGGCGGCGATCGAGCTCGCGCTGCGTGCCTACTTCGCCATCCTGCTCGGGCCGAGCCTGTTCTGGTACGGCACCAGCTTTCACCGCATGAACGTGCGAGAGCCCGCCGAGCATTCGCCGCTGGTGCGCAGCCTGTATCAGCGCCGCCTGCGCGGCATCGACGACGAGCACCACAACGTCCGCCAGCACGAGTTCGTCGCCGGCAGCTACACCAAGTACTTTCCCAACGAGAAGCGCTTCACCTACGATGCCGACACCGGCGAGGTCTATCCGGTCACGATCAACAGCCGCGGTCTGCGCGGCGCCGAGCCGGCCGTCCCCAAAGCCCCGGGAACGTTGCGTGTCGTCACGCTCGGGGCATCGTCGACGTTCGGCTATCACGACCCGGACGACGGCACGTACCCGGCAATCCTCGAGCGCATCCTCAACGAGCGGTGCACGCACGGGCAACGCTTCGAGGTCATCAACCTCGGGATTCCGCACCTGACCTCGGATCAGATCGTCTCGCTGTTCACCGCCGAAGGGCTTCCGCTGCGGCCCGACGTCGTCACCTTCTACGAAGGCATCAACGACAGTTCCGAGACCGGCCAGGCGGCATCGCCGGTGGGCGACAAGCCGAAGAAGCCGCTCAAGGCGCTCGAGCACTGGGCACGCGACCGGCTGGTCCTCGTGTTCCTGGTCGACGAGCTCCTCTCACTGCGCAAGCAGCGTTTCGATGCGGCGCAGGTCGAAGCGGCCGCGCAGGGCACGCCCGAACGATTCGTCGCCAATCTGGCGCGGCTGCATGAGGAATGCGCGCGACGCGGGATCCTGTTCGTCTACGCGAAGCAGCAGGCCCGTTCGCTGCTGATCCCGCGCGAGCAGATCAGGGGCGTCACCTACGCTGCCGAGCTCGAGCGCGTTCGCGAGAAGCTAGCGAGGGAAGGCCGCGTGTCGCGGACGGAGATGAACTTCCTGGTCCACGAGCGCGTCGTCTCGGCCGGCGAGCGATGGGCGCGCGAGGCCGGCGTTCCCATCGTCGACGTGATCGCCGCGCTCGATCAGGACCGCGACGTGCTGGTCAGCTGGGTGCACCTCAATCCGCGCGGCAACTCCATGGTCGCCGACGCCTACTCCCGCGTCATCCTCGAGCACACCTGCCCGTCGGGCACCGAAGCCTCGCTAGGCAGCCGGACGACGCACGGCGGCTGA
- the ligA gene encoding NAD-dependent DNA ligase LigA, whose translation MAVQRERTTTRGAPRPAGAAERARAEELRREIDEHNRRYYLLDAPTISDAEYDALLRELEQLERAHPDLVIEQSPTQRPGAPPSERFAPSRHLRPMLSLANAFGREDVEEFDARVRKGLGIDEVIYVVEPKLDGVAVNILYENGELVRAATRGDGSVGEDITANVRTLRSVPLKMKASQEGTLPAQIEVRGEVVIAKADFVRFNAKREEQGEAVFANPRNFAAGSLRQLDPSITARRPLDFYVHSHGAVAPEPLPTHSMYLAEAGRWGFLVFPRIRKARGVDEVMSFYEKIDAERDSLEVEIDGVVIKVDDVAQQERLGELSRSPRWAIAFKFKPRQATTRVRNIFASVGRLGSLTPVAELEPVQVAGVVISNASLHNMDEIERKDIRIGDTVVIERAGDVIPYVVGPVLEKRNGSERRFQMPTTCPSCGSPVARIEGEAAFRCSDRQCPAQLKSSLRHFAGKGAMDIDGLGEKIIAQLVEGGHVKSFADLYRLDAQTLMQLERMGQKSATNLVQRIDESRTRPLDRLIYALGIRHIGESAARVLARRFGSLAGLAEASQEELENLDTVGPEMAASVRLFFADESNRTMIADLDRAGVHPQPVAAAASGPLAGKSFVITGTLSIPRSRAKERIQQAGGTVASAISAKTDYLIAGADPGSKLKKANELGVVVLDEDGLSRLLGGKA comes from the coding sequence GTGGCCGTCCAGCGCGAACGAACCACCACGCGCGGCGCGCCGCGCCCGGCCGGCGCGGCGGAGCGCGCGCGTGCCGAAGAGCTGCGGCGGGAGATCGACGAGCACAACCGCCGCTATTATCTGCTGGACGCGCCCACCATTTCGGATGCCGAATACGACGCGCTCCTGCGCGAGCTGGAGCAGCTCGAACGCGCGCATCCCGATCTGGTCATCGAGCAGTCGCCGACGCAGCGGCCCGGCGCTCCGCCATCGGAACGCTTCGCGCCGTCGCGCCACCTGCGTCCCATGCTCTCGCTCGCCAATGCCTTCGGCCGCGAGGACGTAGAGGAGTTCGATGCACGCGTGCGCAAGGGCCTGGGGATCGACGAGGTCATCTACGTCGTCGAGCCCAAGCTTGACGGCGTGGCGGTGAACATTCTCTACGAGAACGGAGAGCTGGTTCGCGCGGCCACGCGCGGCGACGGCAGCGTCGGTGAGGACATCACCGCCAACGTGCGCACGCTGCGCAGCGTGCCGCTGAAGATGAAGGCGAGCCAGGAAGGAACGCTGCCGGCGCAGATCGAGGTGCGCGGCGAGGTGGTGATCGCCAAGGCGGACTTCGTGCGGTTCAATGCCAAGCGCGAAGAGCAGGGTGAAGCGGTCTTCGCCAACCCGCGTAATTTCGCCGCCGGCTCGCTGCGCCAGCTCGACCCGTCGATCACTGCGCGGCGGCCGCTCGACTTCTACGTGCACAGCCACGGCGCAGTGGCGCCCGAGCCGCTGCCGACGCATTCGATGTATCTGGCCGAGGCCGGGCGCTGGGGATTCCTGGTGTTCCCGCGCATCCGCAAGGCGCGCGGCGTCGACGAGGTCATGTCCTTCTACGAAAAGATCGATGCCGAGCGCGACTCGCTCGAGGTCGAGATCGACGGCGTGGTGATCAAGGTCGACGACGTCGCGCAGCAGGAGCGGCTGGGCGAGCTGTCGCGGTCGCCGCGATGGGCCATCGCATTCAAGTTCAAGCCCCGGCAGGCAACGACCCGCGTGCGCAACATCTTCGCGTCGGTCGGGCGCCTGGGCTCGCTGACTCCGGTGGCCGAGCTCGAGCCGGTGCAGGTGGCGGGCGTGGTGATCTCGAACGCGTCGCTGCACAACATGGATGAGATCGAGCGCAAGGACATCCGCATCGGCGACACCGTCGTCATCGAGCGCGCCGGGGACGTCATTCCGTACGTCGTCGGCCCGGTGCTGGAGAAGCGCAACGGCAGCGAGCGCAGGTTTCAAATGCCGACGACGTGCCCGTCATGCGGCTCGCCCGTTGCGCGCATCGAGGGCGAGGCGGCCTTCCGCTGCAGCGACCGCCAGTGCCCCGCGCAGCTGAAGTCCTCGCTGCGTCACTTCGCCGGCAAGGGCGCCATGGACATCGATGGTCTCGGCGAAAAGATCATCGCTCAGCTCGTCGAGGGCGGTCACGTCAAGAGCTTCGCCGACCTGTACCGGCTCGATGCGCAGACGCTGATGCAGCTCGAGCGGATGGGCCAGAAGTCCGCGACGAACCTGGTGCAGCGAATCGACGAGAGCCGCACGCGGCCGCTCGATCGCCTGATCTACGCTCTGGGCATCCGGCACATCGGGGAGTCGGCGGCGCGCGTGCTGGCGCGCCGCTTCGGATCGCTGGCGGGGCTGGCGGAAGCGAGCCAGGAGGAGCTGGAGAACCTCGATACCGTCGGTCCGGAGATGGCCGCCTCGGTACGGCTGTTCTTCGCCGACGAATCCAATCGGACCATGATCGCCGACCTCGATCGGGCCGGGGTGCACCCCCAACCGGTGGCCGCCGCCGCATCGGGCCCACTGGCCGGCAAGAGCTTCGTCATCACCGGCACGCTCTCGATACCGCGCAGCCGGGCCAAGGAGCGAATCCAGCAGGCCGGCGGCACGGTCGCCTCCGCGATCAGCGCCAAGACCGATTACCTGATTGCCGGCGCCGATCCGGGCAGCAAGCTCAAGAAAGCCAATGAGCTCGGGGTCGTCGTGCTCGACGAGGACGGGCTCAGCCGGCTTCTGGGCGGCAAGGCATGA
- a CDS encoding ComEA family DNA-binding protein: protein MSHDHWNKMKTAVVAVVRGTAAAAVLVTLLAGGAAAADGGKINLNTASAEELATLPGIGASKAAAIVAERAKKPFASVSDLERVRGIGPATVEELTGKVMVGQ from the coding sequence ATGAGCCACGATCACTGGAACAAGATGAAGACGGCTGTGGTGGCGGTGGTGCGGGGAACGGCGGCGGCGGCCGTGCTGGTGACGCTGCTTGCCGGCGGCGCCGCTGCCGCCGATGGCGGCAAGATCAACCTGAACACCGCCAGCGCCGAAGAGCTGGCCACGCTGCCCGGCATCGGTGCGTCCAAGGCTGCCGCCATCGTCGCCGAGCGTGCGAAGAAGCCGTTCGCGTCCGTCTCCGATCTGGAGCGGGTGCGCGGCATCGGTCCGGCAACCGTCGAAGAGCTGACCGGCAAGGTGATGGTCGGGCAGTAG
- a CDS encoding response regulator — protein sequence MLNGNGSSRPRLTGSILVVEDDADIRSMTLTILEAAGAKVAGAASAAEAIQCLQRASFDAIVLDWNLAGDTGGALLQQLRDHHPALLRRSAVVTGDLLSIPGQHEAEHFGCPVIAKPFRPAQLVETMAAILA from the coding sequence ATGCTGAACGGTAACGGTAGCAGCCGGCCCAGACTCACCGGCTCCATTCTGGTCGTCGAAGACGACGCCGACATCCGTTCGATGACGCTGACCATTCTGGAGGCCGCCGGCGCCAAGGTGGCCGGCGCGGCAAGCGCAGCGGAGGCCATCCAATGCCTGCAGCGCGCGAGCTTCGATGCCATCGTTCTGGACTGGAACCTGGCCGGAGACACCGGTGGTGCGCTGTTGCAGCAACTGCGCGACCATCACCCCGCGCTGTTGCGTCGCAGCGCCGTCGTCACCGGCGATCTGCTGAGCATTCCCGGCCAGCACGAAGCCGAGCACTTCGGCTGCCCCGTCATCGCCAAGCCGTTCCGACCCGCGCAGCTCGTCGAAACGATGGCTGCCATCCTGGCCTGA
- a CDS encoding beta-propeller fold lactonase family protein gives MSACGAGGGTSTELPAGPPTSAAPGNLVLYVAMAQGDRIDAYRLGVDGLLPSNPFDTIFVENPRRLAIADGVLHAALGDRIISLTLGEDGSLPAEPSAESEFLDNYEPNEIIVENGVLYVAATGRLRVESYRLDENNLIPTTPTGSGTGSFRGNYVSLELTDGILYAGARRTSNIDVFVLEEDGDVPTAAEDVDPQDRVALADEIVVRDGILYVTSGTDKSIRAYRIRNDGTLPDDFQSRTATEEFYSAMLLNGDLLYASAYNAGRIDVYDIDANGMLPEESPTFRTAADPASYPNELLLHGGILYAAQAGLDRVDAFIIDQNGLPASFPSSSTRPQEADSFPADLAMHELD, from the coding sequence GTGTCGGCCTGTGGTGCCGGCGGTGGGACGTCCACGGAACTGCCGGCGGGCCCGCCCACGAGCGCTGCACCGGGCAACCTGGTGTTGTACGTGGCGATGGCGCAGGGGGACCGCATCGACGCGTATCGGCTCGGCGTCGACGGCCTGCTGCCTTCCAATCCGTTCGACACGATCTTCGTCGAAAACCCGCGCCGTCTGGCGATCGCCGATGGCGTGCTGCACGCGGCGCTGGGCGACCGCATCATCTCGCTCACACTCGGGGAGGATGGCAGCCTTCCGGCCGAGCCGAGCGCGGAGTCGGAGTTCCTCGACAACTACGAGCCGAACGAGATCATCGTGGAGAATGGCGTACTCTACGTCGCTGCAACCGGACGCTTGCGCGTGGAGTCCTACAGGCTCGATGAGAACAACCTCATCCCCACCACGCCCACCGGCAGCGGCACCGGCAGCTTCCGCGGCAACTACGTCTCGCTCGAGCTCACCGACGGCATCCTCTACGCGGGCGCCCGCCGCACCTCCAACATCGACGTGTTCGTCCTGGAGGAAGACGGCGACGTTCCCACGGCAGCCGAGGACGTCGATCCGCAGGACCGCGTGGCTCTGGCCGACGAGATCGTCGTGCGCGACGGCATCCTGTACGTGACCTCCGGCACCGACAAGAGCATCCGCGCCTACCGCATCCGCAACGACGGCACGCTGCCCGACGACTTCCAGTCGCGAACCGCAACCGAAGAGTTCTACTCGGCGATGCTCCTCAACGGCGATCTTCTGTACGCCTCGGCCTACAACGCGGGGCGCATCGACGTCTACGACATCGATGCCAACGGAATGCTCCCCGAAGAATCGCCAACGTTCCGCACCGCCGCCGATCCCGCCTCCTATCCGAACGAGCTGCTGCTGCACGGCGGCATCCTGTACGCGGCGCAGGCCGGTCTGGACCGGGTCGACGCCTTCATCATCGACCAGAACGGCTTGCCGGCCAGCTTCCCGTCCAGCAGCACGCGGCCGCAGGAGGCCGACTCGTTTCCGGCCGACCTGGCCATGCACGAGCTCGACTGA
- a CDS encoding THUMP domain-containing protein, producing MARGRSDGEDWNVLAICKQGLTGRALTALGRLGRFRTAGYPQVLIGVVEQGGNDGVLAAIAPAAHGHDDFGELLERVVPVEKAIPFVRDDVTEALCVELEPLASRLCSRTFHVRAHLRGLKGRLEHPAVERALGGFLVDRAREAGATPTVRFADPDVLVAVEVVGRRAGYAFLTREMRSARMIRAR from the coding sequence ATGGCGCGAGGTCGCAGCGATGGCGAGGACTGGAACGTCCTGGCCATCTGCAAACAGGGTCTGACGGGTCGGGCGCTGACCGCGCTCGGCCGCCTCGGCCGCTTCCGTACGGCCGGCTATCCACAGGTTCTCATCGGCGTCGTCGAGCAGGGCGGCAACGACGGCGTGCTCGCTGCCATCGCCCCCGCCGCGCATGGCCATGACGACTTCGGCGAGCTGCTCGAGCGCGTCGTGCCGGTGGAGAAGGCCATCCCTTTCGTTCGCGACGACGTCACCGAGGCGCTGTGCGTGGAGCTGGAGCCGCTTGCGTCGCGTCTGTGCAGCCGAACGTTTCACGTGCGTGCGCACCTGCGGGGCCTCAAAGGCCGTCTCGAGCATCCTGCGGTCGAACGCGCGCTGGGCGGCTTCCTCGTCGACCGCGCGCGCGAGGCGGGGGCGACGCCGACGGTGCGCTTCGCCGATCCGGACGTGCTCGTTGCGGTGGAGGTCGTCGGACGGCGTGCGGGCTACGCGTTCCTGACGCGCGAGATGCGAAGCGCGCGCATGATCCGCGCGCGCTGA
- a CDS encoding alcohol dehydrogenase catalytic domain-containing protein, producing MDRQVRFVAPHRVNVVETSGLQPSENQVRVRVKRCGICGSDLHVFRRNGEVPTVCPGHEMSGIVDAVGPGAGGAIREGDAVVVEPLQRCGQCARCRSGDYHLCSRLELFGVSQPGGMATHVLVPSYTLFALPSSLDFELGAMAEPTAVSVHAARLGGVRAGSRVLVLGAGTIGLLALAAARHLGAEFVAITARHPHQRRIAEMLGADQVLAPDELRSLSHKPDLAIETVGGAATTVADAVMAVQRGGTVVIVGLFDATPVFDPFVMLLKEVRLIGSMVYNRPPEGADFAVALDVLASRADALRALITHRFGIDDVQQAFETASDKRSGAIKVLLQP from the coding sequence ATGGATCGGCAGGTGCGCTTCGTTGCGCCGCATCGCGTGAACGTCGTCGAGACATCCGGCCTGCAGCCGTCGGAGAATCAGGTGCGGGTGCGCGTCAAGCGCTGCGGCATCTGCGGAAGCGACCTGCACGTGTTCCGCCGCAACGGTGAAGTGCCGACGGTCTGCCCGGGCCACGAAATGAGCGGAATCGTCGACGCCGTCGGTCCCGGCGCTGGCGGTGCGATTCGCGAGGGCGATGCGGTGGTGGTCGAGCCGCTGCAGCGATGCGGCCAGTGCGCGCGGTGCCGCAGCGGGGATTACCACCTGTGCAGCCGGCTCGAGCTGTTCGGCGTCAGCCAGCCCGGCGGGATGGCCACGCACGTGCTCGTCCCCTCGTACACGCTGTTCGCCCTGCCCTCCTCTCTGGATTTCGAGCTCGGCGCCATGGCCGAGCCCACTGCGGTCAGCGTGCACGCCGCACGTCTGGGCGGCGTTCGCGCGGGAAGCCGCGTCCTGGTGCTCGGTGCCGGAACGATCGGACTGCTCGCGCTGGCAGCGGCGCGTCATCTGGGTGCCGAGTTCGTCGCCATCACTGCGCGCCATCCGCATCAGCGGCGCATCGCGGAGATGCTCGGCGCCGACCAGGTGCTGGCACCCGACGAGCTGCGCTCGCTGTCGCACAAGCCCGACCTCGCCATCGAGACCGTCGGTGGCGCCGCCACCACGGTCGCCGACGCCGTCATGGCCGTGCAGCGCGGCGGTACCGTCGTCATCGTCGGCCTCTTCGATGCCACGCCGGTGTTCGATCCGTTCGTGATGCTGCTGAAGGAAGTGCGGTTGATCGGATCGATGGTCTACAACCGTCCGCCCGAGGGCGCCGATTTCGCCGTGGCGCTCGACGTGCTGGCGTCGCGCGCCGATGCGTTGCGTGCGCTGATCACACACCGCTTCGGCATCGACGACGTGCAGCAGGCCTTCGAGACCGCCTCCGACAAGCGCAGCGGCGCCATCAAGGTCCTCCTTCAGCCCTGA